The DNA sequence GATTTATGTAGCCGATCCTACCTAATGGGACaagactttgttgttgttgtaaaCTAAATTAAACGTTAAAAATATTAGACACaagaaatattttatttgagttttgTTATTATGTCTCAAAAAGTATAAATTAACCATAttataaaagaaatattttaatgttatttattatttttatacattaaaaatataaaagaatttatttttataataaataatattatttttttataatatatttaaccTATACTTTTTGAACTACAACATAGAATAGCAAAACTCATTTTATCCTAATATTTTTAACAAGGTGACAAATGTTAATACCGGGGAAAAAAATCTTTAGGTACTTGTAGTAGTATCTCAGGGAAAGGTACTACCTATTTATTAACGCAGTCACTCAAAAATTCATCTCTGCACTAAATTTGATCATAGCATAGTACTTAATAACATGTAACGGGTATTGCTTCTTAAATTTTGCCCCATTTTTACTAATGCTTACCTTTAATATCATTAGCGATAGTGATTTTTATTTTGGGCAGTACAATTGACAGCGATTTTTGTACTATGTATCCCTTGCTCTATCAAATGTTGTAAATTGACAAAACTAAATTATTGAATATTAATATTATGGCTGTACAACCAACAATCCTCAATTATTCTTTGGGAAAAAAAAAATGACAGAGAGGGACAACAGGTGGCAAAAGTCATACGAGGGAAAAGGAAAAGCATGGCATGTCTCGGTAAATTATGGAACCCAAAACACAAGGCATTTctttataactaaaatattggaccataaagtaaaataaactaaaatggTTAGTTTATTATATACGCTTTTTGTTACACAACAAttgaataatatatttttattgataaatggaTTTTGTTAATGATCATTCTaataaacattttttaaaagtatttaaaaataaaaaatttatttcttttatgtaCCTAATGTTATTAAGACAGGTTTGGACGTAGACTCATGATATATGCCATAATAAAGTACGTATTaatttaatgataaatttaGTAATCTTTttacagaaaaaaaaataaaaattattttgaatgaatacaaataaataatactatgtttgaattttgtttggccaattgttagaagaaaaagtTGATTTTCTAATTATACGATGTTGCCTATAATTACTTGTTAGAAATATTTAAGAATTAACTTCTTCCGACCAATAAATTATCAACTTTTTCGTAGCAAAGAAAGattatatttgaatattttattaatttattgttGGGAATTGATTTCTCAACCAAtaaatattgtattttttttttctttctctattGTCTTATAGTATTAGTGTGGAAATTTCCTTTGCGAAGGCTACAGAGTcatttttggttttttaattttacacgttgtaaccttttttttttttgtgaaaagaAGTAAAATCCTTGTTTTGCTTttgaagttaaaaattattgttaATGGCTAAAGTAATAATAAGTGATGGCATATGCAAAGTTTACcttgattaattataattatcaaaCATGTAATTTGGATAATTAGATagtcaaattgtaatttttaatttggtcaaaattagataaattaatttagttataaTTTTTGACTTAGTCAAATAATAAGTAGTAGTTATCTAATTATGTATTGAAAACAAATAGTACCTAATGATAAGATTAagtttatatttaattatttatgaatttGTCATATAATTTGATAAAGTTGATAAAATTGAACAAGATcacaatttaataaaattaaattgatcaATTTAATACCATAACAACTTTAAATGGTGCGTTGTTCCTCTCGTATGTTAAGTTTTGTAAGAAATTAAATAGTGAGTGAAAATTAAGAAAGAAAACAGTAAAGTTTTTATATGTCTAATATCTTTATATGAGTGTTATTTTCATAATATATGAGAATTAAGCTATTTATCTGGAAAGTTCTTCATGGTCGGCTCCCGGTGCTTGCTTAGATTCATCACCGCATCCCATCTATATCACCAGCCAATATGCCTCTGCTGTCATGAAGCCACCGAAACAGTCACTCATTGTTTGATCGATTGCTCTAGAATTAAAAATGTATGCTCTCAGAGTTATCTTCGTGACTGTCTTCCCCCTCAGAGTCCTAACGACTTTTGGACATGGTGGATTGCATCAACAGAGATGTTTAACTTGTTGAAGAATGATGACCGTAATCCTCAATTGCTTGCCATCATTTGCTGGAACTGCTGGAAAGCTTGCAACCAGTTGATTTTTGAAGGTTCTACTTCAATGCCGTCTGCCATTCTAGCAAGCTCTATCAAGTTGCTCCGTAAAATCCAAAGAACTCCCAGTTTAGGTCGTCATCTCCATGAGGCAAACTCttagttgcattcaatttgatttatcattctttcttctttaagatttttttcgtttttcgaTCTTGCACACCGTTGGATGAATACCTTCAGTGTAGTGTTTTTGGGAAATCCCCACCTTTCATTATGCTGTCCTGCTTTTGGACATCTTTGTATTtcatttttcaataattaatgaaatataacttactatctttgaaaaaaaaaagagaatattatatatttttttaatatattttgagaaattataattttaatattagttatattatttttattattatttaattctttttagttatattaattttttgttcacAAATTTTAATTGAGTTATTTGATCTTATTAACTTTGATACCTAACATATTTTTCATTAATTTATCAtatataaaaattcatataaaattCAGATAATATGTTTGTTTATTTATAAAGAGGTGCAAATTGggctattataaaattcagatattTGTAAATGTGTAATATAAGCTTTCAATTTTTACATTAATAGCAATAAGAATATACCATTGAAGAAGGTCAGTTGAGtgtagtaattgatgctcataCAGAGAATATATTGCAGGTAATTAGTGATGATAATTATTGAGAGTTAGTGATTATAATTACTTAATTAGTAAAGAGAATGATGGTAATCATAGTTATTTCCAAAAGCATTATGAACATAATTAGTATGATAATAttaaagacataaaaaaatataatgaaaatctatcttatttaatatttattaattgttatagataaattttaattatttttgactttttttttccttcaaaCATTTTTTATTGATATCTATACAAGAATGCTTTGAGCTTATATAGTAAaattataacaataatattttaGGCTGCGTTTATTTAtgaaaagaagataaaataagacattaaaaataaaatataaaagataaagacataaaattttgtgtttttgtataaattaaaataaattataaaaatttaatttatttttattttttatttaaaaatttttaaaaaatatataattataaaaaattaacaaaaacaataaaaaaaaaataaaaaataaattgtgtcTCTTGTTAATGTCTCATTATCCTGTCCCGACTCGTCCCTGAAAACAAATGCAGATTAGAGACAATGAAAAATGTGAATGTACATTACCGAATTGTAAAATATAGTTTATCAATTGCTGGTTTTTTTTGgcaatattaatattaattgttatataaTATAAAGATTTAAAATGATTTTCTTTTTACTTAAACTTAAAAGGCATAAATCAAAATGAGTATTttaaaagagaaagcaaagagTGCAGAGTGCAGTAGTGTGTAGTGTCTGAGCAAAAGTGTAGAAGAGAAGGAAAAAGAAGGAATGATGAAGAGCAGAAGTGACTGATATCATTCGTTCGAAGCTAACACCAAAAAAAACCAAGCTTTCCCTTTGGATCCCAAAAAAGTAATCCTTTTTCCCACACCCCACTTTCTCTCTTCCCAAACACACCccattttcatttcattttcttttttttctttttgcccCCCTCTCTACTCTCTCTACCCCTTCATAAAACGTGACAAGCACAAAACACACAGAGAGGAACCACTGCTTCAGAGAAAGAGATAGCTCCtcacattttcttttcttcttctgctgcttcttttgtttttttttttttttttttttctaagcaGCAttgtgtttttttgttttttcaccAATGGGAGCTCGTTGCTCTAAATTCTCTCTCTGTTGGTGGCCTTCACACATCAAATCAAACCTTCACGACTTATCTGATAATGGTGACccttttcattttcattttatttttatgtaactTTAGTTGTCACTTTCTACGATCACAagtagaataagaaaagaagctaaTTTGAGCTTAAAGTTGAGGTTTTTAATATGGATTCATAtctctctgtgtgtgtgtgtgtatgcaGATGACGGGGGCAAGAATGAGAAGGATCAATGGGTTGGATTCAATGAGTACACGTGGGATCAGCTTAAGGTTGCAACTTCAGGTTTCTCACCAGAGAACATTGTCTCAGAACATGGAGAGAAAGCTCCCAATGTTGTTTACAAAGGAAGGCTTGAAGATGATAGGTTGGTTGCTGTGAAGCGCTTCAACAAATCAGCTTGGCCTGATTCAAGACAGTTTCTAGTTAGTGTCTTgcttcttcttttgattttgactTTTTGGAATGTGTTGAGTTTGTGTGTGTAGCTTTAGTGAGTGGAAGTTCATATCTGTGATGTTatgtttctttgtttatttGGAGTGGTTTTTAGGAGGAAGCAAGAGCAGTGGGGCAGTTAAGGAATGAAAGATTAGCTAACTTGGTTGGATGCTGCTgtgaaggagaagagaggttGCTTGTTGCAGAGTTCATGCCACATGAAACTCTCTCCAAACATCTCTTCCACTGTGAGTTTCCATTTGTTGGTTTATGTGTCTTGCTATCAAAAGGAGTAAAGATCTAATTTTGTTGTCATTATAGATTGAACTGTATTTTGCCCTGTCTTTATCGTGTTcattttacttatttatttgtgAAGTATTTGTTCCCTTTATGTGATCCGTTGATTGTGGGATATGTGTGAACTTCTCTGGCAGGGGAGACACAGCCCATGAAATGGGCAATGAGGTTGAGAGTGGCATTGTATTTGGCACAAGCATTGGATTACTGCAGCAGTAGAGGAAGAGCATTGTATCATGATCTTAATGCTTATAGAATCTTGTTTGATGAGGTACTTTAGCTTTTAAAGCCATGTTTTGTGCTTCCTTTTGTTTGGTTTTGTGGACCATATCTTATATTGTTGCAATGGTGGACAGGATGCCAACCCCAGGCTCTCTTGTTTTGGACTCATGAAAAACAGTAGAGACGGCCGAAGCTATAGCACAAATTTAGCCTTCACTCCTCCGGAGTACTTGAGGACCGGTAATAAATAACTAATTCAACAACAAAAATCTTAGCCTTCAATTTGATATAGAACTGTTTTAGTAGTTAAAAGCATTACCACTTATTTCAATTTCTTCTACTGATCCAAAGCATGTTTGAAATTCGGCAGGAAGAATCACCCCTGAAAGTGTAGTATACAGTTTTGGCACACTTTTGCTTGATCTTCTGAGTGGAAAGCATATTCCACCCAGTCATGTAAACTCCCTCCTTGAACATTTATTCTCTTCTTTATAATTTAAGGTTGTATTTGTTCAGTGAGCCTTTGGCCTGTACAAACTGAACAAATGCTTGCACCTTAAAACATAAATGATGGTTTGGCTTAACATGATCAAATCATTGCTATATAACTCAGATTCAATAGGTAACATAATGCTTTTTATGTGCAGGCACTTGACCTTATACGCGGCAAAAATTTTTCCTTGCTGATGGACTCTTGTTTAGAAGGTCATTTTTCGAATGATGATGGAACTGAGATAGTGAGATTGGCTTCGCGTTGTCTACAATATGAACCTCGGGAGAGACCAAATGCAAAGTCACTTGTGACCGCTCTAACTCCTCTTCAGAAAGAAACTTCAGTATGCAATATCTTTCACTCATTGACTTTCTTCATTGAAGACAGTTGGAAGCACCGAAACATATTTAGTATTTTGTTTATGGCTGTGGTATTTTGCAGGTACTGTCGTATGTTTTGATGGGCATACCAGATGGGAATGTATCATCAAAGGAAACAGTTTCTTTGACACCTTTTGGTGAAGCTTGTTCAAGAAGAGATCTCACTGCTATACATGAAATTTTGGATAAGGTGGGGTACAAGGATGATGAAGATGTTGCGAACGAGGTATCCTATTGTTCTCTAGATTTCCTTCTGATTTGGACCTTTCTTAAGAGAATTCTGTTATAGGCTACACTTAATTTTTTTGTCTATGGAGAATTTTAGATTCTGCTTGTATGCTGGATGCCAAATGAGCTAGGACTAGCTTTTTTACCACTCAATTTTCCAATATTTCCAAGTGTAGACCTTTTGAGTTTCTCTCTTAAAagtttttggttgaattttatGACAAGATATTCCGATAACCTTCCGTAACCTTGT is a window from the Arachis stenosperma cultivar V10309 chromosome 3, arast.V10309.gnm1.PFL2, whole genome shotgun sequence genome containing:
- the LOC130969400 gene encoding serine/threonine-protein kinase BSK5-like; the protein is MGARCSKFSLCWWPSHIKSNLHDLSDNDDGGKNEKDQWVGFNEYTWDQLKVATSGFSPENIVSEHGEKAPNVVYKGRLEDDRLVAVKRFNKSAWPDSRQFLEEARAVGQLRNERLANLVGCCCEGEERLLVAEFMPHETLSKHLFHWETQPMKWAMRLRVALYLAQALDYCSSRGRALYHDLNAYRILFDEDANPRLSCFGLMKNSRDGRSYSTNLAFTPPEYLRTGRITPESVVYSFGTLLLDLLSGKHIPPSHALDLIRGKNFSLLMDSCLEGHFSNDDGTEIVRLASRCLQYEPRERPNAKSLVTALTPLQKETSVLSYVLMGIPDGNVSSKETVSLTPFGEACSRRDLTAIHEILDKVGYKDDEDVANELSFQMWTNQIQETLNSKKLGDTAFRARDFSTAIDYYTQFIDVGTMVSPTVYARRCLCYLMNDMPQEALGDAMQAQSVSPTWPTAFYLQAAALFSLGMDNDAQESLKDGTILETRKHRN